One Punica granatum isolate Tunisia-2019 chromosome 3, ASM765513v2, whole genome shotgun sequence genomic window carries:
- the LOC116200664 gene encoding biorientation of chromosomes in cell division protein 1-like 1, which yields MPSQSSINGAFGKSSASLFDRSAVNPIKALRFSFSTKTSTASGTTVPVKMARLISSADSGAGAATASHRVVFVDTSLDTHLAMAVSESDTVSDLKKKIIRAHQQCFPQFGEIKINAVKVNRRGHSYHLSDFIIVISAFDGVKKGWFLYFDASSPVERQCHPGEPPNAIVEIKERSNEHGTVAAIEHGSEAIPDLRVAFEAHGQETLLPVVKCLELRDEGSPMEINPSKKRRKMKSEATEPLNSSDAIVLPSGKDVLDQIHGETMEVDTGAAVTNLEKAIVLGNVHAAPFPEVLDSIEKADDALIQRADAEMNDLGAAKKENQSAADFVDEDCSLFHEMDVGLPSAGNAALANNQLSETGRRDTNKMLQANDAHVGAEEVSVVRAVDTENIQENTVCPKRRKKSSRRKSSAGEKLEISNSISHDNSFIELQQAVDYIQSENRLNDEKSLSEEGKEVAVADADKNTGKEHGLETGISREITENAEIAVEKMKKSRKRRILKETNVDQRSDRPEQEQSSQSKVERNKIAVVDANEKCGKEHEIDMGISGEIAETAESVIGKTKRRTKKQSSKDDQTSDRPGREQSSPSKDEGKETRSMAADQKFDEEHMDDVGSLQHIPDKAAVEDDLEAKIQKKKTRKRSSKEKKDDQSIDDIGKEQSYLPQAEGRDAPAVDADGKDITEKSADADNLEEKTKKKATRQRSKERNADRIDKVEASLSQAEGAKTIANMVAENIYYEQSGSEMEQSCQYTEKSADADNGKDKRKKKTMRRSSKEKNVDLSNDGVDKEANFSGAEGGEAVATVTAEGKPYEPNGNETERLGLVMENSAHVDIGKEKKRKKTTRSSREKNTDQSSDRIDKDQNYISQVEGAVVAASKTSEGEDGNERQSSLQIIEKPAKADNNDEKMQEKAKDWGNKNKDIDQSSDITEKEDRNHSRGAEGKKTAVVNADENLNLDHGDNNGEKAEKRTKSRQSSQKSIRSNREAKDLTSSHSAMEKDTSNLGSSVIMAKGKKSKATGSIAERNDQDLKAQRTAEVTVDPTTNSNSDIARVQSLEANKQGVPLNEVADNLLLDDHAGEANNPVDELHGREINFREYFVPRQSQQEVAASGNSSVVKVPKENRAGRDLKVKSGKRKSASSAMTGSLHLNEQTGEETSRFSKSDKLTSPVKKIRKTHGRESQASAFPKPKIMEFNANSERDSENSAASNSDMKGSKKPKRGRSSVDRFRVAIRKPSNKNKGEVVDSSERKRSLLSLSGAIFMEESSGSSERKGVENSDASTRTPSDNSLSDSSDSDTLNDDSRRDGEHSKGKSSIKGVESLSMDRILRSSSGYKKARLAAASQLEENESQPVEFVPDSQANV from the exons ATGCCGTCCCAATCCTCCATTAATGGAGCCTTTGGCAAGAGCTCCGCCTCTCTCTTCGACCGTAGCGCAGTAAACCCTATCAAAGCCCTTCGCTTCAGCTTCTCAACGAAAACGTCGACTGCCTCTGGCACCACCGTCCCGGTAAAGATGGCGCGACTGATTTCCTCCGCCGACTCAGGCGCTGGCGCCGCCACTGCGTCGCACCGCGTGGTGTTTGTGGACACCAGCCTCGACACTCACCTCGCGATGGCCGTCTCCGAATCCGACACAGTTTCGGACCTCAAAA AGAAAATTATTCGAGCGCACCAACAGTGCTTTCCGCAGTTTGGGGAGATCAAAATCAACGCAGTAAAG GTCAACCGAAGAGGGCACTCTTATCACTTATCCGACTTCATAATTGTGATAAGTGCGTTCGATGGGGTGAAGAAAGGTTGGTTTCTTTATTTTGATGCTTCGAGTCCAGTGGAGCGCCAATGTCACCCTGGGGAACCTCCTAATGCTATAGTGGAGATTAAGGAAAGGAGTAATGAACATGGGACCGTTGCTGCCATAGAACATGGCAGTGAAGCTATACCAGATTTAAGGGTTGCATTTGAAGCGCATGGTCAAGAAACTTTGCTGCCAGTTGTGAAGTGCTTGGAATTACGAGATGAAGGCAGTCCAATGGAAATTAATCCAAGtaagaaaaggaggaaaatgaaaagtgAAGCAACAGAACCTCTCAATTCATCCGATGCTATTGTTCTTCCTTCTGGGAAGGATGTTTTGGACCAGATTCATGGGGAAACGATGGAAGTTGATACTGGGGCTGCTGTTACCAACCTTGAGAAAGCCATTGTCTTAGGAAATGTTCATGCTGCGCCTTTTCCTGAAGTCCTTGATAGTATCGAGAAGGCTGATGATGCTCTTATTCAGCGAGCAG ATGCTGAGATGAATGATCTGGGTGCTGCTAAAAAGGAAAACCAAAGTGCTGCCGACTTTGTTGACGAGGATTGCTCTCTTTTTCATGAGATGGACGTTGGACTTCCCTCAGCTGGGAATGCTGCTTTAGCCAATAATCAACTATCGGAAACTGGTCGACGTGATACGAATAAAATGTTGCAGGCTAACGATGCTCATGTGGGTGctgaagaagttagtgttgtcCGTGCAGTAGATACTGAAAATATTCAGGAAAATACAGTTTGTccaaaaagaaggaagaagagtaGCAGAAGAAAGTCTTCTGCTGGAGAAAAATTGGAAATATCAAATTCAATAAGTCATGATAATTCTTTCATTGAGCTTCAGCAAGCTGTAGATTATATTCAATCTGAAAATAGGCTGAATGATGAAAAGAGCTTGTCAGAGGAGGGAAAGGAAGTAGCAGTTGCAGATGCAGACAAAAACACTGGCAAGGAGCATGGACTTGAGACAGGAATCTCTCGGGAAATCACAGAAAATGCTGAAATTGCTgtggagaagatgaagaagagtcGTAAGAGACGGATTTTGAAGGAGACAAATGTTGATCAGAGAAgtgatagacctgaacaagaGCAAAGCAGTCAATCGAAAGTGGAGAGAAACAAAATAGCAGTTGTGGATGCAAATGAGAAGTGTGGTAAGGAGCATGAAATCGACATGGGAATATCTGGGGAAATTGCAGAAACTGCTGAAAGTGTCATAGGGAAGACTAAAAGAAGAACTAAGAAACAGAGTTCTAAGGATGACCAGACAAGTGATAGGCCTGGGAGAGAGCAAAGCAGTCCATCGAAAGACGAGGGAAAAGAAACCAGGTCAATGGCTGCTGATCAGAAATTTGACGAGGAGCACATGGATGATGTGGGATCTCTGCAGCATATCCCAGATAAAGCAGCAGTTGAAGATGACCTTGAGGCGAAGATacagaagaagaaaactaGGAAACGGAGTTCtaaggagaagaaagatgaTCAATCTATTGATGACATCGGAAAAGAGCAAAGCTATTTGCCTCAAGCAGAAGGAAGAGATGCGCCGGCTGTGGATGCTGATGGCAAGGACATTACAGAGAAATCGGCAGATGCTGATAATCTCGAGGAGAAGACAAAGAAAAAAGCTACGAGACAGAGATCTAAGGAGAGAAATGCTGATAGAATTGATAAAGTAGAAGCGAGTTTATCTCAAGCAGAGGGAGCAAAAACAATAGCTAATATGGTTGCTGAAAATATATACTATGAGCAGAGTGGAAGTGAGATGGAACAGTCTTGTCAGTACACCGAAAAGTCAGCGGATGCAGATAATGGCAAGGacaagagaaagaagaagactATGCGACGGAGTTCTAAGGAGAAGAATGTTGATCTGTCCAATGATGGAGTTGATAAAGAAGCCAATTTCTCTGGAGCAGAAGGTGGAGAAGCAGTGGCTACTGTGACTGCTGAGGGTAAACCATATGAGCCAAATGGAAATGAGACAGAACGGTTGGGTCTGGTCATGGAAAATTCAGCACATGTAGATATAGGTaaggagaagaaaaggaagaaaacaaCGAGGAGTTCTAGGGAGAAGAATACTGATCAATCCAGTGATAGAATTGATAAAGACCAAAACTATATTTCTCAAGTGGAGGGGGCAGTGGTCGCTGCCAGTAAGACATCTGAAGGAGAGGATGGAAATGAGAGGCAATCCTCATTGCAGATTATCGAAAAGCCAGCAAAGGCAGATAATAATGACGAGAAGATGCAGGAGAAAGCTAAGGACTGGGGTAATAAGAATAAGGATATTGATCAGTCCAGTGATATAACTGAAAAGGAGGACAGGAATCACTCTCGTGGTGCAGAGGGAAAGAAAACAGCAGTTGTGAATGCTGATGAAAACTTGAATCTCGATCATGGAGATAATAATGGGGAGAAGGCTGAGAAGAGAACTAAAAGTAGGCAAAGTTCCCAAAAGAGTATCCGATCTAATAGGGAGGCAAAGGATTTAACCTCCAGTCATAGCGCGATGGAGAAGGATACTAGTAATTTGGGAAGCTCTGTCATAATGGCCAAAGGAAAGAAGTCAAAGGCAACAGGTTCAATAGCTGAGAGAAATGATCAAGACTTGAAAGCCCAGAGAACAGCCGAGGTTACAGTTGATCCTACTACTAATAGCAATTCTGATATTGCTCGAGTGCAATCATTAGAAGCAAATAAACAGGGCGTCCCCCTTAATGAAGTTGCTGATAATCTTCTCCTAGACGATCATGCAGGTGAAGCGAATAATCCTGTGGATGAATTGCATGGGAGAGAGATCAACTTCAGGGAATATTTTGTGCCTCGGCAATCCCAGCAGGAAGTTGCTGCTTCTGGTAATTCCTCAGTCGTCAAAGTGCCAAAGGAAAACAGAGCAGGGAGAGACCTGAAAGTTAAGAGTGGAAAAAGGAAATCGGCATCGTCTGCTATGACAGGATCGCTTCACCTAAATGAACAAACTGGTGAAGAAACATCTCGATTCAGTAAGTCTGATAAACTCACCTCTCCAGTCAAGAAGATCCGTAAAACTCATGGACGTGAAAGTCAAGCATCGGCATTCCCTAAGCCCAAAATCATGGAATTTAATGCTAATTCAGAGAGGGACAGCGAAAATTCTGCTGCATCAAATTCTGACATGAAAGGGTCGAAGAAACCTAAAAGGGGCCGTTCCAGTGTAGACCGCTTCCGTGTAGCTATTAGAAAGCCTTCCAACAAGAACAAGGGAGAAGTTGTGGATAGCTCCGAACGCAAGAGAAGTCTCTTATCTTTATCTGGTGCGATTTTCATGGAAGAAAGCAGTGGGAGTTCCGAACGTAAGGGAGTCGAGAATTCAGATGCAAGCACCAGGACCCCATCTGACAATTCATTGTCAGACAGCTCCGACAGCGATACCCTGAATGATG ATTCTAGAAGAGACGGGGAACATAGCAAAGGCAAATCAAG CATTAAAGGGGTGGAGAGTCTGTCCATGGACAGAATCCTCAGGAGTTCGAGTGGGTACAAGAAGGCCAGGCTAGCCGCTGCATCACAACTGGAAGAAAATGAGAGCCAGCCCGTTGAATTTGTTCCCGACAGTCAGGCCAACGTCTGA
- the LOC116200666 gene encoding photosystem II core complex proteins psbY, chloroplastic, translating to MAATVATMATLNVKCLKGPNPVKVPGKPASLLSIPNLPKGLVALSEARTPAELCLSASAIAGAVFSTLAVSEPALAAQQIAELAEGGDNRGLALLLPIIPAIAWVLFNILQPALNQLNRMRSSKGLIVGLGLGAVGASGFMFSPSAEAVTGPISMIADASAGGDNRGQLLLFVVAPAILWVLYNILQPALNQLNRMRSQ from the coding sequence ATGGCGGCAACAGTAGCTACCATGGCCACTCTCAATGTCAAGTGCCTCAAGGGCCCCAACCCCGTGAAGGTTCCCGGGAAGCCCGCCTCCCTCCTCTCCATCCCTAACCTCCCGAAGGGTCTCGTGGCCCTCTCCGAGGCCAGGACCCCGGCGGAGCTCTGCCTCTCCGCTTCGGCCATTGCGGGAGCAGTCTTCTCAACCCTCGCCGTGTCAGAGCCTGCGCTCGCCGCCCAGCAGATTGCAGAGCTCGCCGAGGGAGGAGACAACCGGGGTCTCGCCCTCTTGCTGCCGATCATCCCAGCGATCGCGTGGGTCCTCTTCAACATCCTCCAGCCGGCCCTGAACCAGCTCAACCGGATGCGGAGCTCCAAGGGCCTGATCGTGGGGCTTGGGCTCGGGGCCGTAGGGGCATCAGGGTTCATGTTCAGCCCGAGTGCCGAGGCAGTCACGGGGCCCATCTCGATGATCGCCGACGCCTCAGCCGGCGGGGACAACCGGGGACAGCTCCTGCTCTTTGTGGTGGCTCCGGCGATCCTCTGGGTCCTCTACAACATCTTGCAGCCCGCTCTGAACCAACTCAACAGGATGAGGTCTCAGTGA